The DNA region ACATGTATTTCATAATTTGGGGAGCAGTATATTTTGTGAGCAATATGCTCATTAACTCCCTTGGCACTCCATTGTGCTTATGAATCCTTGGACATTTCCTATTCTGCAGAGGAAAGGAACATCACGTATCAGAGAAGAAGATAACTGGGCCTCCATGTTGCTGAAGAGCCACCCCCATATACCTTCCCTTGCTAACCCCCATCTCTTCATGCACATTATCTCTGGCACCTGTGCACAGTCTGTGTCCATGGAGCTCAGTGCACAGCGCAGGGTCAGCCCTGCCAAGCACATGAACTGTCCCTCGCTCTTTGCACTGTTGGCACGCATTTGATGACACCAGCATCTTTCCCTTGTGGCATGTTAATCCCCATTCTGTATGTTTCTCTATGTATGTGCAAGATGATGTGTTCCATCTTGTCTCGATTGTTGTTCTGCCGTCACCATGACCctgtcttgtgtgtgtgcatccaGAATAGGTTACTGTTAGGCCTGTGTGTTCATTGCCTTCTTGGTGCCTTTTCTTTTCCTAGTTAATAGTCCTCAAGAGGGTAGCTATCTGATTCATGTTCAGAAGTGTTGTCCCGTTAATTACAACTAGGTGGGTATATATACATCCTTATAATCTGtccagcaaatgtttattgagcatcttctctgcttcattctgtcctGGGCATTGGGAGTAAGACAGTTCCTGCCATCAGGCTGCCTGCAGGCTAGGAAGGGAAATATAGGTGACCTCAAGCAACTACATGCTGTTTAGTGTTGAAGTGAGTGGTCCTCAGACTTACATGCATATCAGATTCACCTAGATGGCTTGTTAAAACACTGATTGATGGACCCTGTGCCCAAAAGTCCTGTTTCAGAAGATCTGGGGTGAGGGCCAAGGATTTCTACACTTTGAGAACCAGTGATCAAGATAAAGTGTAATGAAAAGATGAGCCTGGAGGAGTTCAGGAAGAGCTCCAAAAAGTGACACCAAACTGAATGAGGCAAGTGAAGAGATGGAGGAACATCCCCACCAAAGGGAACAGCCTATCATGGCCTAGAAGCATGAAAGATCATGGTGTGTCTGAGGAACTGCAGTTTATCGGTGTGCTGGAGTGAAAAAGACTTGTAGGGGTGTGGCCAAAGATGTAAGCAAAAGTCAGCCTGTCCAGAAGGGCCTTTGGGCAAGAGATATGCTCAGATTGGTGTCACGGAAACATCCTGTGGTTGCTGTGTGGAAGATGGATCGAAAGGGATGAGTTAGGAGCCTGTTGCACATAGTCCAGGGCAGACACGCTGGTTCCAGCTTGTGGGGAAAGTAGGATGAAGCCACGCTGAGAGCCTGCTCTCCTAGCTGGCAGTCCTGTTTCCCCTATCACCTGTCACCTTCACCCTTGGCAGTGGACTTACCTTGGAGCACAGTCCTTCTGTCGTGGAAGGGAGTGCCTTTGGCCTTGATGTGAGCGATAGATGTTTACCTGAACGCCGTTTTTGTGAATTGTGACCCTGCCCCCAACAGTGGGTCGgagtggaggaaggaggaagagcctGGAGAACAGATTCTGCATGCCACGCTTCCTCCTCCTGAGCTCCTTCCTCTCCCGGGCAGGTGGTACGATGACCCTTTTACTCTTtcgccctcctcctcccacttgGTGAGGCCTTGCACACTGCCTGCCAGACCACTCTGCCTCCAGTGTCGCTGGAAGCAGGGGGAGGGCTGGTGGGATTTGTTTGCCTGTCTGTGGAGGCAGGGTTAATGGACATAGGTATGTCCATGGGTTAATCTGGGAGCGGGGAGCCTGCCTGGGTGGAGAGGGGTTTTACTGGGTATGCATTTTGCCATCCTTTTATCTATCATGATTATAAATTTGCATGTGTGCATGAACAGGTCGGTCTTTATAtgactgtgtgtgtctgggtTTGCATTAGTGACAGAGCCTTTATTCTTGCCTGTCAGCCCTTGAGACTGTCTGTGTTTTGTCACGTACATGGTATCTACTGTGTGCTGTGTGTACACGTGTACAGATGTTTATACAGACAACAGCATAACCCAGTGGTTAGGAGCACAAGCTGCTTAGGTTTAAGCTAGGAAGTACCCTTAGGGGTCATATCACCTCAAATAAGttttttaacctctctgggtctatttcctttaaaatgtaaattgtgtattttcatatttaaggACTTAACATAGTATATGGGCttgaacccgcctgccaattcaggagacataagagacttaggtttgatccctgtgttgggaagatcccctggaacagggcatggcaacccactccagtattcttgcttggagaatcccatggacagaggaggcaggctatagtccatagggtcacaaagagtcggagacaactgaagcaactttgcagcaaCGGCAACGTAGTATATAGACCAGCCTTGTACAACAGAACTATAATGTAAGCCACGTATGTAATGTTTAATTCTCTCTTAGCTACATAAAAAAGGTAAAAGCAGGATGAAATTAATCTTAGTATATTGAACCCAGAATGTCCAAAAAGTTACAATTTTagaatgtaatcaatataaaagatTATTAATGGGATATTTTACATTGTGTTTTATTCAACATCTTTGAAATCTGACATGTATTTGATACCTCTCAGCATCTCTCAGTGTAGAATAGGgcatatttcaagtgctcagtagccatatgtggctagtggctaccatattgaacAGCAGAGAGATAGACCATTATAAGAGCCTTACTGGCTGcaagtgttagctattattaatgTCCCTTTATTGCCGTGTGTCTGTGAACTGTGGATGTCCATGTCGTGTGTCTCTTGTGTGAATATATCTGGCACTTTCAGGGACGGGTGGGAGAGCAGCCCTGAGCTCCCATCCCCACTGCTCCCCTCCTAAAGAGGCTTCCTGGACAGGTGTTAATGCTCCCCACAGTCCCCCAAACCTTCGCCTCGCACCTtgccgccccgccccccacctccaggaAGCAGGCCCACTGCCCTTCGCCCCGCCCCCTGCAGGTGACCAGAATGGAGCTGTGGCCAGGGGCggggactctgctgctgctgctcttcctgctgctgctcctcctgCTGCCCACTCTGTGGTTCTGCAGCCCCAGTGCCAAGTACTTCTTCAAGATGGCCTTCTACAACGGCTGGATCCTCTTCCTGGCTGTGCTCGCCATCCCTGTGTGTGCCGTGCGAGGACGCAACGTCGAGAACATGAAGTGAGGTCCCAGGGGCTCGGGGTGATGGAGGGAACCTCAGGGTCGGAAGCGAGCAGTGGATGGGGAGGGCAGTGAGTATGCAGGAGACAGCGAGCCCAGGGACGAGGAAGGGGAGAAGACTGCCAAGATGCCCAGGAAGATGGCAGGGTGGCGGGGAACTGAGCCCTGCTGGCGGATGTATGCCAGCGGGTCCCGCTGGAACCCCTTGCCGTATGGGACCCCTGCAGGATCTTGCGTCTGATGCTACTCCACATCAAATACCTGTACGGGATCCGAGTGGAGGTACGAGGGGCCCACCACTTCCCTCCTTCACAGCCCTACGTCGTCGTCTCTAACCACCAGAGCTCCCTCGACCTGCTTGGTGAGCAGCCTGGGAACCTTCCCTGGGATCACCTCCCCTAGGTGTCCTCCACCCTCACTCCGCTGCCCTCAGGAGCAAGGTGATAGACCTTCAGTCACCCTTACTTTCTGGGGCTCCCCCTGCCGTCCCAGGCTACCTCTTCCTTTATCTCTGGTCCCTGGCAGTGTGGCTGAGGTGGGCCCCTTCCTGTGATGCTGATCCTCACCCcgctcccacccctgccccagggatgATGGAGGTGCTGCCAGGCCGCTGTGTGCCCATTGCCAAGCGGGAGCTGCTGTGGGCCGGCTCTGCTGGGCTGGCCTGCTGGCTGGCAGGAGTCATCTTCATTGACCGGAAGCGCACTGGGGATGCCATCAGTGTGATGTCTGAGGTCGCCCAGACCCTGCTTACACAGGATGTAAGTCACCCTGGGGAAATGGGGCTTAGAGGGTAGAACAGCTGTAAACTGATGTGCAGGATCCACAGGCCTCAGAAGTCCCATGACAGCATCATAATCATTTTCTGACCTCTCCATGTGTGTCTTCCTTGACCCCTCTCTCCCCCAGGTACGGGTCTGGGTTTTTCCCGAGGGCACAAGAAACCACAACGGCTCCATGCTGCCCTTCAAACGTGGCGCCTTCCACCTCGCAGTGCAGGCCCAGGTGATTCCaacttccccttctcctgacccGCAGTCCCCAGCATCCCTTCCTCTCTTGGCAGAGGCTCATCATGGGGGCCTCAGAAGGGAGCTCTGGGCTGACCgctttcccccccaccccccccaacctTCAGGTTCCCATTGTGCCCATTGTCATGTCCTCCTATCAAGACTTCTATTGCAAGAAGGAGCGCCGCTTCACTTCGGGTGAGGGCTCTGCGCAGATCTGGGATTGGGGGTGGCTGGAAGGGCCATGAGAGAGGCTAGAGGGATATCCCCACGAGGCAGGAACTTCAGTCAGTGTCAGAACGGTGAGATGTCCACCTGATCATGTAATGTGACCCCACATCAGCTGATATGTATTTATGAAGCAGCGTTGTACCCTGCTAGGCGGTAACACTCCGTCCTTCCAATAAGGGCCCTTACTGTCTAGCAGGGAAGATAAGCCTGTGTGTGCAAAGTCAGAGCATCCGGCAGTAAACGCTAGACCGTGAGGGCTGGCAGGGCACTGAGGTGTCTGGACTGGGGTTGAGGAAGGCCTCAGTGAGCAGGTGGCAGTTGCCcacagcagagggaggggaaCTGAAAGGTGGAGGACGGGAGCAAGCAGCAGGAGAGCTCAGCAAGCAGGCCGAGGTGGCAGAGTCCCAGCAGACGGCCCTGACGGTGCTCATCCCCTCCCAGGGCGGTGTCAGGTCCGGGTGCTGCCCCCAGTGCCCACAGAAGGGCTGAAGCCGGACGACGTCCCAGCTCTGGCTGACAGAGTCCGGCACTCCATGCTCACTGTTTTCCGGGAAATCTCCACTGATGGCAGGGGTGGTGGTGACTATCTGAAGAAGCCCGGAGGGGTGGGCGAGGCCCGGCTCTGAGCTCCCTTCTCATCTCCCCCGCTACCCACACCCCACCTTCTCCACACCTACCAGCCCACCAGCCTGAAGCCGGGCCGAGCTCCTCATTTGCCCTCTCCCTACTTGTTCTCCTCTTTGGAATCTTCGACTTTTGAAGTGAATGTGGTCACAGCACcgctccctgcccccatccctgccgCCCTCCCCACAGACTCGTTGCCTTGGTGCAGGCTCCACTCTGACCCCTGCCTCCTGCGCCATCTTGTCTGTGGGACAGTTGCCTCTCCCTCATCCTCAGTGGTTCAGCCTACACAAGGGTAGGAACACTCCATTCTGTCCCCAGTGGACCCTCTTCCTTTGTGGTCTTCTCTCCCACTTCACCTCACGTTGGCCAGTGGACTCATCCATTCTGTGGAACAATTCCTCACTCCCACGTCCACGGACACAGTGGACTCATCCGTTGGTGAGGACACTCCTCACGCTGTGGCTGGAAGCTGATGCGTGGAATACTTCTCCCAGGCTCACCCTGGGAACATTCCTCAGCACCTTCTCCCTTCTTTCCGTGGAGCCTCCTGTCAGTGGAGGCTGGACTCTTCTCACCCAGAGGTCTCATCCCTGCCCTTGCCCAGGTGCCCGGGCTTGAGCACACTCTTGGATGCCACATTTCTGCTTCCACCCATCCCCTGGGTACAGTTGTTCAGTGGTCCTGGCCCCCCAGCGCCCTGCAGCCCTCCTATATCATCCTAGCCGGGCACAGGGGGAAGAAGCAGCTAACAGGTGCTGCACCCACTTCCCCCTGGGGAGCTGGGGAAAGGACCTGAACCCTGgctggaggggatggggagggcttttaatttatttctcttttcttttgaggctttccctctctgagccagTTTTCATTTCCTCCCTATGGCAGTAGCCACTCCCTGCCTGCCACCCCAGACCTGTGCCCCCAAAACCGGGGAGGTGGGCTGGGAgcaaaaggagagggtgggacccAGTTTTGCGTGgttgatttttattaattatctGGATAACAGCGAGAAACCAAGAATAAAGATTGAGCAAGATCTGGGCACGTTCTGACTGTTTTTGTTAAGGAGTTAAGAAAGCAGTTCTTGCCCAGGCATCAGCCCTAGCCCGAGGATTCAAGGGCAGCAACCGCCTTCCTCCATTCTTTAGCTTCGCCTGGTTTCCGTTGTCCGTGGCTCCTCAGCGGCAAAGAGCCTTATCTGCAGCTCCCTAGCCAGCCAATCCCAGAGGATTAGTGAGTCCAGTTTCTGTATAAATTAGAGGGCAGGGGCTCTGCAGAGGCTCCTTATCTTCGCCCTTTGAGGCCTGGGCCCAGGCTGTTGTCCTCACAGGAGCCTGGTTAATGACAAGGAGACAGGCAGACACATCGACTGTGTACTTCTGGGATGCCTAGAGCGGGCCCTGGACGCTGTACAGATTGACAGCCTCTCTCAACAATAAGTGGAACCGCCACTGAGCTGGAGAACGGGGTACCCAAAGAGGGGGTGGTGACGTGCAGAAATCTGGGAAGGTATGAGGTGAGTGGGTGCAGAGGAAGGATTTTGGATAAGAGAAAACTTAAGAGTTGGGAAAAGGTGTCTTGAGGAGCTGGGGGCAGTGGTGGGGAGATGGGGGTCCCCACCGAGAGGGCCATGGGGACTCACAGGTGCCCAGTCTCTCctccagcagcagcacctggTCACTGAGAGACTCGATCCTATCGCCCCGGCCCCACAGCTCCGCCACCTGCTCGGGCTGCAGCTCTTCCGGGGGCACCGGCAGCACTGCTCGGACCCAGGCCCCAGCCTGACCGGCCcactggaaaggaagagataCCTCAGCGGGGTAGGGAGGGGGCCTGTCAGCTCTGCAAGTGTGGCCTCCGGCATCTCCACTCACCTGCTCCAGCCTCTCCAGGCGCCCTCGCAGCTCGCGAATCTCCCGCCTCAAGGCACGCTCATCAGGTCCAGCCTCACGAACTGGGACCAAGGAGAGCGAGCGTCACTGCTGCCGCGGCCCTGCCTCTATTCGCCCCCTGCTCCCACCCACTCACCGGCCACGTTGAGGATGCTGGCACTGGTCGGGGGCTCTGGGGCCCCCTCCGCGCAAGTGCGCCCATCCAGGCCCAGAACCAGGCCGTGCGGACAGCCACAGGTGAAACTGCCCGCCGTATTGAGGCAGCGATGCGAGCAGAGAGTGACGCCGGTTCTGCATTCATCCACATCTAATTACCGGAAAGAGGAGGGGGCTgacgggggcggggcggggatggGCGCCACGGCGAGCAGGGAGGTCCTGGCACCACCCCCGAGGGAGGGCGAGCCGACTCACCCACGTGACAGTGCTTCCCACCCCAGCCCGGGGCGCACTCGCACTGGTCTGGCCGAACGCAGACGCCTCCGTTCTGGCAGGGCTTGGCGCAGATGGCTGAGGGTGCAGGAAGTGGGATTCAGAACCCAGCGGAAGGCCTGGCTGTCCGCCCAGCGGGGCGCACCTCCCCCTAAGGCTCGGGAAGCCCTAGCCTCACCTTCGTCACAGGTGAGTGCCCCAGGATgccgcttcttccagccctggcAGCACACGGCGTGGGTCTGCCGCACCTCCTTCCGCACCTCCCTCC from Ovis canadensis isolate MfBH-ARS-UI-01 breed Bighorn chromosome 20, ARS-UI_OviCan_v2, whole genome shotgun sequence includes:
- the EGFL8 gene encoding epidermal growth factor-like protein 8: MGSRAEPCTVLGGLWFLLLLMTGEGAKGGALKESQGVCSKQTLVVPLRYNESYSQPVYKPYLTLCSGRRVCSTYRTTYRVAWREVRKEVRQTHAVCCQGWKKRHPGALTCDEAICAKPCQNGGVCVRPDQCECAPGWGGKHCHVDVDECRTGVTLCSHRCLNTAGSFTCGCPHGLVLGLDGRTCAEGAPEPPTSASILNVAVREAGPDERALRREIRELRGRLERLEQWAGQAGAWVRAVLPVPPEELQPEQVAELWGRGDRIESLSDQVLLLEERLGTCSCEDNSLGPGLKGRR
- the AGPAT1 gene encoding 1-acyl-sn-glycerol-3-phosphate acyltransferase alpha isoform X1; this encodes MLPTVPQTFASHLAAPPPTSRKQAHCPSPRPLQVTRMELWPGAGTLLLLLFLLLLLLLPTLWFCSPSAKYFFKMAFYNGWILFLAVLAIPVCAVRGRNVENMKILRLMLLHIKYLYGIRVEVRGAHHFPPSQPYVVVSNHQSSLDLLGMMEVLPGRCVPIAKRELLWAGSAGLACWLAGVIFIDRKRTGDAISVMSEVAQTLLTQDVRVWVFPEGTRNHNGSMLPFKRGAFHLAVQAQVPIVPIVMSSYQDFYCKKERRFTSGRCQVRVLPPVPTEGLKPDDVPALADRVRHSMLTVFREISTDGRGGGDYLKKPGGVGEARL
- the AGPAT1 gene encoding 1-acyl-sn-glycerol-3-phosphate acyltransferase alpha isoform X2 translates to MELWPGAGTLLLLLFLLLLLLLPTLWFCSPSAKYFFKMAFYNGWILFLAVLAIPVCAVRGRNVENMKILRLMLLHIKYLYGIRVEVRGAHHFPPSQPYVVVSNHQSSLDLLGMMEVLPGRCVPIAKRELLWAGSAGLACWLAGVIFIDRKRTGDAISVMSEVAQTLLTQDVRVWVFPEGTRNHNGSMLPFKRGAFHLAVQAQVPIVPIVMSSYQDFYCKKERRFTSGRCQVRVLPPVPTEGLKPDDVPALADRVRHSMLTVFREISTDGRGGGDYLKKPGGVGEARL